A genomic region of Sporomusaceae bacterium contains the following coding sequences:
- a CDS encoding HD domain-containing phosphohydrolase — protein MRKLISFDLQPGMITAEPVFSNDGRQILIPAGSQLTEQAIRLIQNWDIAFIMIAETSEAELLTPPPAVIDPVLEILPDAMAKKVINFTCNLEEALFNVTDFFEALRSGGTFETAGCRQISSKVARHLVQPAEAVNRLLFRITVNRDRDYLERHSVSVAALSGMLASWMELAPAVIDEVVLAGLIHDIGKIRMPRSLIIDNDPTPERQEMLRKHVLLAYELLRDVPGLPPNVLAAVTQHHEYRDGSGYPLALSGDGINQFARIVTVADRLCHIAEGPGGLNPFNMVETVKGEMFTRLDPAVCDTFVRRINDYLMNNPVKLNDGRKAKVVFLPTINPTSPVLKTEDGQFIDLTKTHDIAIVGLTF, from the coding sequence GTGCGGAAATTAATATCCTTTGATCTGCAGCCAGGCATGATAACCGCGGAACCGGTATTCTCCAACGATGGCAGGCAGATTCTTATTCCAGCCGGCAGCCAGCTTACCGAGCAAGCTATCCGCCTAATTCAGAATTGGGATATCGCCTTTATTATGATCGCGGAAACTTCGGAAGCCGAACTGCTGACTCCGCCTCCCGCGGTAATCGATCCGGTACTGGAAATCCTGCCGGATGCGATGGCGAAGAAGGTAATCAATTTCACCTGCAACTTGGAAGAAGCGTTGTTCAATGTAACCGACTTTTTTGAAGCGTTAAGATCTGGAGGTACTTTCGAAACGGCCGGTTGCCGGCAAATTTCCTCTAAAGTCGCCCGCCATCTCGTTCAGCCCGCCGAGGCTGTAAACCGACTGCTGTTCAGAATAACCGTCAACCGCGACCGAGACTATCTTGAGCGCCATTCAGTATCGGTCGCTGCTCTTTCCGGGATGTTGGCGTCGTGGATGGAACTGGCGCCTGCCGTAATTGATGAAGTCGTTCTCGCCGGTCTCATCCATGATATTGGCAAAATAAGGATGCCGCGCAGCCTGATAATAGATAACGACCCCACTCCCGAACGCCAGGAAATGCTTAGGAAACATGTTCTGCTTGCCTACGAGCTACTCCGGGATGTTCCCGGGTTGCCGCCCAACGTGCTCGCCGCCGTCACACAGCATCACGAGTACCGGGACGGCAGCGGCTACCCCCTGGCATTGTCCGGTGATGGTATCAATCAGTTCGCCCGCATCGTCACTGTGGCCGACCGTCTTTGCCATATTGCCGAAGGGCCCGGCGGACTCAACCCGTTCAACATGGTGGAAACAGTCAAGGGTGAAATGTTCACCAGACTTGACCCTGCGGTGTGCGATACCTTCGTCCGGCGGATCAACGATTATCTTATGAATAACCCTGTCAAGCTGAACGACGGGCGCAAGGCAAAGGTCGTTTTTCTGCCGACTATCAACCCGACTTCCCCTGTTCTGAAAACCGAGGACGGGCAGTTTATTGATCTGACCAAAACCCACGATATTGCTATCGTCGGGCTGACTTTTTAA
- a CDS encoding M48 family metallopeptidase: MKKLCVILTFVVTFNLGFGFALPTVARADTFDAILDVLDAVNTYALVREMMKKTEFTMQYQVFQNTKQKFGVSRDDAANEMLHRVFTRVGAAPGNGEILARPPSYFVIPDGSINGFRSVGNVIGINAGVFHEFGFNEDMVAFIVTHEMGHGTKQHSLRQIEGMLPLRTIASLIAKRYGEYIPDYQLQLAGLILLHVQNSGYSVPFEYEADNTGFEYAVNAGYNPGGAAAAFVRMKSYYVDKPDLMRALFNPRTHPTNQQRIENFSAKLTAYSGNNVTVSGTAVNVKGQLLMNTRPIGARLAEERAHLVAGNLARVFHQQPRPPDPATVEFGTLKLAGRTIITPVPGEPSAEELQAKLNAILGFPADVTSQQNSNKAKPLNSHWVEL; encoded by the coding sequence ATGAAAAAACTGTGCGTGATCCTCACTTTTGTCGTAACCTTCAACCTCGGTTTCGGCTTTGCATTACCGACTGTGGCACGGGCCGACACCTTCGACGCTATTCTCGACGTGCTTGACGCTGTCAATACTTATGCATTAGTCCGCGAAATGATGAAAAAGACCGAATTTACCATGCAGTATCAGGTATTCCAAAATACTAAACAGAAATTCGGCGTCAGCCGAGACGACGCCGCCAACGAGATGCTGCACCGTGTTTTCACCCGTGTGGGCGCCGCACCCGGTAACGGCGAGATTCTCGCCCGGCCGCCCAGCTATTTTGTTATCCCCGATGGTTCCATCAATGGTTTTCGATCTGTTGGCAATGTTATCGGAATAAATGCGGGCGTTTTTCATGAGTTTGGCTTCAATGAGGATATGGTCGCTTTTATCGTGACTCACGAAATGGGCCACGGCACTAAACAACACTCCTTGCGGCAGATCGAAGGCATGCTCCCGTTAAGGACCATCGCGAGTCTAATCGCAAAAAGATATGGAGAATATATTCCAGATTATCAGTTGCAACTTGCCGGTCTAATTCTTCTACACGTGCAAAATAGCGGTTATTCTGTTCCCTTCGAGTACGAGGCCGACAATACCGGCTTCGAATACGCCGTCAACGCCGGTTATAATCCGGGAGGAGCCGCCGCCGCTTTTGTCCGGATGAAGTCGTATTATGTCGACAAGCCGGATTTGATGCGCGCCTTGTTTAATCCCCGTACACACCCTACAAATCAACAGCGAATCGAGAATTTTTCCGCCAAACTTACTGCTTATTCAGGTAATAATGTTACGGTAAGCGGCACGGCAGTGAACGTCAAAGGGCAGCTCCTGATGAATACTCGGCCGATTGGGGCGCGGCTGGCTGAGGAGCGCGCGCATCTGGTAGCCGGCAATCTTGCCCGTGTTTTCCACCAGCAGCCGCGGCCACCTGACCCGGCCACGGTAGAGTTCGGCACTCTCAAGCTGGCCGGGCGGACTATTATTACACCAGTGCCTGGTGAGCCATCGGCCGAGGAATTACAGGCCAAATTAAATGCGATTTTGGGGTTTCCGGCAGACGTTACGAGCCAGCAAAATTCTAACAAGGCCAAACCTTTGAACTCTCATTGGGTTGAATTGTAA